TTCAAGGCTGACGGGCTGTTCGCCGCTGGGGGCCTTGACCGTGATGGTGGCGCTGCGCTTGCTGCGATCGATCTGCACGCTGACGTGGCGATAGTGCAGGCCGTCCGGGCTTTGCTCGCGCTGCAGCCTGGCGAGCTGTATGCCCTGGGCGGAAGCCGGGCGCGGGCTGCTTTCGCCCAGGGCCGTGGCACGTTGCTGCACCACCTCGGCAAACTGCGCGGGCTTGGCGATCGCATCCACCAGTCGCCAGTCCACGGCGCGCTGGCCTCGCACGCCTTCCACGCTGGTGCAAAAGATGTCGGCCAGGTCGTGGCGCACATGGCGCTTGTCGGTGACGCGCGTCAGCCCGCCCGTGCCGGGCAGCACGCCCAGCAGCGGAACCTCGGGCAGCGATACCGAGGAGGAGCGGTCGTCGATCAGCACGATGTCATCGCAGGCCAGAGCCAGCTCGTAGCCGCCACCCGCGCAGGCACCGTTGACGGCGGCAACGAACTTGAGTCCGTCGTGCCGGGAGCTGTCCTCCATGCCGTTACGGGTCTCGTTGGTGAACTTGCAGAAGTTCACCTTCCAGGCGTGGGACGAGACTCCGAGCATGAAGATATTCGCGCCAGAGCAGAAGATGCGTTCCTTGCCGCTGGTGACGATGACGGAGCGCACCTGCGGGTGCTCGAAGCGGATGCGGTTGAGCGCATCGTGCAGTTCCACATCCACGCCCAGGTCATAGCTGTTGAGCTTGAGCTTGTAGCCGGGGCGTATGCCGCCGTCCTCGGCAATGTCCAGCTTGAGCCGGGCGATATTGCCATCCACTTCAAACGACCAGTGCCGATACTGGCTGGGGTCGGTGCG
This region of Comamonas thiooxydans genomic DNA includes:
- the boxC gene encoding 2,3-epoxybenzoyl-CoA dihydrolase, with product MQQQTVVDYRTDPSQYRHWSFEVDGNIARLKLDIAEDGGIRPGYKLKLNSYDLGVDVELHDALNRIRFEHPQVRSVIVTSGKERIFCSGANIFMLGVSSHAWKVNFCKFTNETRNGMEDSSRHDGLKFVAAVNGACAGGGYELALACDDIVLIDDRSSSVSLPEVPLLGVLPGTGGLTRVTDKRHVRHDLADIFCTSVEGVRGQRAVDWRLVDAIAKPAQFAEVVQQRATALGESSPRPASAQGIQLARLQREQSPDGLHYRHVSVQIDRSKRSATITVKAPSGEQPVSLEAIESAGAAWWPLAMGRELDDAILHLRTNELDVGTWILKTEGDARAVLAAGQSLMAHRDHWLVQQTTGLLRRTFARLDVSSRSLFALIEPGSCFAGMLAELVFCADRAYMLVLPDEPEREPVIELDAFNFGLLPLVNDQSRLQRRFYEESGPLEAARAAVGKPLNGDAAQQLGLVTAALDDIDWEDEIRIAMEERAAMSPDALTGLEANLRFASQENMVTRIFGRLSAWQNWIFNRPNAVGEKGALKLYGTGQKAGFDFNRV